Within the Rosa rugosa chromosome 2, drRosRugo1.1, whole genome shotgun sequence genome, the region TGCATTCTTGCTAGAGATTCGGTGTAAGTTAATAAATGGtaatcaatttctttttcttgaaagCTAAACCCTAAAGAGAGTTTTTATTGGGACCTCCTAATCTACTTACTAGACCtcccttatttttttaattattaaataacATATATATCCTTATATGAAAAGACTGTTACAGACAACAAAATATTAAGAAAAAATATACATTTTTGTTCTCTCTCCAAAGCTTTATACTAATTTTATTATTCATTTCCATTTTCAAATCtcatttatgattttatttgtTCATGAAAGCTTTCTAAGATTAAAAAGATTCAAAAGAAAATGCATTTAAAATTACTTGGTGAATTATACAAGAACAAAGCTATGATGCAATACATAAATATTAGATAAATGTTCTTCTCATTAGTATAACAAGATTATGAAAGGAGGGATAGAGAGCCATCGTGTAAACTAAACCAAATAAGCCTGTAAAGCGGCATATaagataaaattaaataaaaataataaaatgagcaaatttaatttttataaccataaaacatgaaaaattaGGCTTGAAAATAATTATggtaatatttttttaattagttatcAAGCTATGCctttttttcaataattatttcaaaaaaaaaaaaaaattggcaaaCAAATAATTATGGAAGCATTAAAACTCATCTTTAATGCTCGAAATATTCCATTTATAAGTAAGGTTAAGTTATGTATTTGAAATAGGTTTAAAtagcaaattttactttttaaaaagcAAATAAAAGGTGTAAAGAGCatgagaggtcaaatgagcaaatatgGAGatcccaatagaaaaactcaaccCTAAATTCATGCAGAAGCATAGCAATTAGAAAAAAGTCACCTAAAACTCTAAAAGCAATGGAACCCTAAAACTTTAACTAAAACACCAAAGTTGGAACCACTATTTTGGATCCTCTTAATCTTAATAAAGTAACATGCGATAAATCATCACCCGGATCACCATCCTCACCACAAACTTTCGAGCTCGATCATTGTACGCGCGAAGACACTAACAAAACGGTTTTCCTACCCTCAAGGTGACCCTTGTCTTTCCGGTACCATCAAATTAACAAAGGTTGAGCTCAATGAATAATCCTCTAAGTTAAGCAACGGTTTGACATTAGCTTAACAAAGTTCTTGGAGCCTTTCCAATCAAATTGTCAAAATAAAATGTATGATTTGACATCTGAGGGCTTTACTTATTCTAGAGGAGCAATTAGCAAAAGTGATGGTCCTACACCTGTGATAAAGTCCTAAAAGATGGATAATTTGTCCTAACTACCTATCTAATTAGTTAGCTGACAATTAACAAATCTAATACCCCCAAGAAGAGGAAATTTCCTCTAACATAATATGGGCTTTTATGTGTTCAATGTCTTCTACATCATCCATCGTTTTCGTATATTAATCTTGAAATTAAGGCCAGGATTCCCAAGCGTGTCACTTTCCTCATGATGCCACCATTATAATCTATTaaatcttcttctttctttcttttttgcaaATTGATTTAATTTATAACGGTGAGATAACAACTGCAATAGGAATTTAGGCATTGCTTGCATTAGAAAACTTATAAATGACAGGTCATTGTTGTAACTAAAATAATAGTGTTTAAGGGTAGTTACATTTGTATCTTGAGGCTTCGGACCAGTCACATATTTCATGTCTATCTTCATGTTGTCCTTACTTTTAAAAGTTGAATATAAATGCATTGTGTTAAGTTGTTAAGGTCTACGATGCAGTCATTCATGTAAAGTTCAACCGTAATTAAAAAATAAGTacaaaatttatttttgttaaatatAATTTACCTGATGCATCCGACATCAGTCATATGATACTTTTCCATAGTTGCATTGATTTGATTAATGAGCTAGACATACTGCGTGCCGTAAGCATATAAGCCGAGAGTTTATATGACATTGCTTGCATTAAAAAGAAGTCATACATATGATTAAAACTATAGAAATACCTTcttttttttaagaagaaaaaaaaaaaaaacctttaatGACCAAATTAAGAATTATCTTGAGGTTATTGGAGGGAATCACACATTTCTTTTCTATCACGTTCTTCATGTTTTCCTTCTATAAGTTTGGGTATAAATGGACAGATTCTCCAATTAGGGAGTTTTGTTAATCATCATTACTATGTTGTATACCCAAATATGGTTATTGGTTAATGGTCTAGTCATTTATGTTAAGTTTAGCACTTTAGCCAAACATAATCAGAGGGCATATATGTCAAGTCACAAGTTTGGTTACTCACGTAACGACAAGAAAGGAACCACGTGTTTCGAGTAcaaacctctttttttttcttttttttttttccggccaGCAAGATTGACTTTAAGAGGGTTATTTAGGTAATTCCCGTAACGGTTGTGATCGATTCTGTGTCTCCATTACCGGATAACGGTAGGAGGTTTTCCCGTGACAGCGATAACAAACCCAGAGGACCGTTAGAAACGAGGCAGGAAGTGAATTTACTAGAACACCCTTCTGCAGTTTCTGCCAGAGTCGAGACTTTTCTTGTCAATTTGGAAAAAGAGCAGAGGGAATGATGACTTTTTCCCTTTAATCGGAAAGAAAAGTCCCCTCCCTTACCCTTCGGTAAGTAACCGACACCACTCTTCAAATAAATTTTCACATAGAAAATTAGAGTAGGTTCAAACTAAATATGATCAATAAGAGATATTTAATGGTGTTATTCGATAACATCTTGAATTTACTATATTTTGCATTTTTAGTAGGCTAATTTAAGAGTTTAACATTTCAAAATCAAGCTGCATAATAAATGGCTGAGATGGAGTTGATCGAAGCATGTGGACTTTATTGTACTTATATGTATATAGACATGTATAGAAGTTTATTTTAAAAAGGTATATATTTATTTTGTGTAGTTAACCAATTCCAATAATAAGTAGACTTAAAAGGCGTGATGGCCTACCCTCTTACTGAGTTTCAGCCATTAAAATTGTATCCCATGATCCTGAACCGATCTTACTTGGGATTTGTATATACCAATGCATATTTTTGTACAAAGTTTTATGTTTTCCACTAATGAATTGCTAAAGGGCATGTACAACATTTATAATGTTAGCATGTGGTAAGAGTTTGGTAATATGCAACACGAAAATCACATCACACTCCCGAGCGACATTTCACACATGCATAGCAAGAAAGGAAAGACAATGTGCATATGTAAAATGtatttttcaaaaacaaaatacgCACACGCTAGCACGGCTCTTCCGCACGTGCTTAAGGCTAGTTTATTCTTAAACCGAAACTACAATGTAATATACATCATCATATATAGTTTCgaatcaaattttcaataatAACCGACATTAGATATGCAATTAACATTGACGATATTTAGTTATATGATATAAAGTCGATGAATAAATTCAAATACGCAACAACAAAACCAATAATTTCTAGTTTCACATCAGATTTTCCATAATAAATAAGATTTGATACGCAGTCAATTATTTTTAAACGATTTTTTAGTTACCCAATctaaagtcgataaataaagcCAGATACACTTGATGACATTACTAATTTTCTCACCTTTTTACAGTTATATTTCAGCCTCCCAACGTCGATGTCAAATGTCAATTCAAGAGCCTCCCCAATCTCCGAGACGAAAGACGAAAGGGGCGAAACCGTAATCTCAACATTTCGGGCAAGTGTAATAAGAGAGTTCTGAAAGAAAagagtgtgtgtttgtgtgtgggGATTTTTGGTGGAGAGAAAGTCTCTGTTTTGTCTCCTCTATATTTTCTCCTCCCTTCAATTCCTCCAAatttcacttcttcttcttcttcttcttcacacttGCCCCGAAACCCTCGTAAACCCCAAAATGGCGACTCAATTCCCGGACGATTTCAAGTGCCCGATTTCGCTGGAAATAATGTCCGACCCGGTTATACTTCCTTCGGGTCACACCTTCGACCGGCCCAACATCCAACGCTGGCTCGACGCCGGCCACCGTACTTGCCCACTTACCAAACTGCCCCTCCCCGAACACCCCTCCCTCATCCCCAACCACGCCCTCCGCAGCTTGATTTCCAATTATACCCTTCCCTCCCCTGCACAATTACACAACACCCAGAGCCAGCCCAACCAGCAACCCCAAACCCTAATCGCGACCCTGACTTCGGCGGCGTCGAGCCTGGACTCGAAGCTCGAGTCGCTCGACCAGCTCAACCGCCTGTCGAAGCGGGACGCGGCGTTTCGCGCCAAGCTGACGGAGTCCGGCGCCGTCGCCGCCGTGCTGAAGTGCGTGGACTCCGACGAGCCGAGCCTGCAGGAGAAGGCTCTGACTCTGCTGCTGAATGTGAGCCTGGACGACGACAACAAGGTGGGTCTGGTGGCGGAAGGAGCGATTGCTAGAGTCGTGGCGGTGCTGCAAGGCGGCTCGCCGAACAGCCGGGCCGTGGCGGCGACGATGTTGACCAGCTTGGCCGTGGTGGAGGTCAACAAGGCCACAATCGGGTCGTACCCGTATGCAATTCGGGCTCTTGTTTCGCTCCTCAGGGACGGCAAGGGCCGGGAGAAGAAAGAGGCGGCGACGGCGCTCTATGCTATCTGTTCGTTTCCGGACAATCGGCGGCGGGCGGTGGAGTGCGGTGcggtttcgattttgatccGAATTGCGGATTCGGGTTTGGAGCGGGCCGTTGAGGTTTTGGGCCTGTTGGCGAAAAGCAAGGATGGGAGAGAAGAGATGCAGAGGTTTAGTGGGTGTGTGAAGATTTTAGTGAGGGTTTTAGAGAACGGGAGCTCCAGGGGAATTCAGTATGCTCTGCTTACATTGAGTTCGCTTTGCCATTTCAGTGAGAAAATGTGTGTGGAAGCAAGAAAAGAAGGCGTCTTAGCGATTTGCGTTCGTTTGGTTGAAGATGATAATGAAAAGATTAGAAAAAATGCTTCTTATTTGATTCAGGTTCTGGATGGGAACCATTCCATGATTTGAGTTACGAATGAGAAGTGCAGAAAGTGATCGGCTTTGCGGGTTAGAGGTGTTTTCATCGGTGGAGGTCAGTCGGAATTTTGATTTATTGGTTCTTACTTTTGCTGGGATAGTTCTTGTACAAAAAAtgatttagatttttttttttttggttgggatATTGTTTCTTTGTATCTTGTACATTCTAAATAAAGAGTACACAAATGAGCTAAATGTTTGTATTATGAAAGTTTCAAAATCGGTCATCTGAACTGTAATGTGTCTCGGCTTATAGAAGTTTGCAGGAATGAAACCTCTGCCTTATCTTAGATGCTTCAATGCCAGCTCATTTGGACCCCTATGATCATTATAGCATTGTACTTGTACTTGTATGATATGAACTTTTAACTCTTTGTGGGATTGTAGTAAGCAAGGAAAGTTTGGTCAATAACATTCTTTCGGAAATGATGAGATCAAGAGAAGCTATTGTATGGGACTTTAACACCAACACCGTGCCTACACGGTGTTACAGCCTGTTACAATTTGTATGGATTTGTTTTGCTAGGCCAATATGTTATGTCACATGGTGTTACGGCGCATACAATAATTTCTTGATCAAGAAGGTTACAAAAGTAAAGTACTTTACTAGTATCCTATTTTGGATTCAAGTATATATGGTGGGTAGTTGTAATGATCAGAGACTTTTATGTTCTCTATGCAATGACACATGAATGCTTTCACATTTTGCAATCGGAAGTCCTGCTATTCTCATGCCTTCCTTATGAAGAGTTAAAATGGCTTAGAACTTGTACTCTATGGACTTGCTATAGTTTTCATGATTATGCACGAGTTAGCCATGAGTATTGATGCTTCTTCTATAAGTTCAGTAAATCAAGTAGAATAAGGAACTGGCATTTTGAAATTTGGTATAGTCTCTTTGTAATACTTAGCTTCCTTTCAGTTTTGTTCCTGTAGCTTTAGCATTTGACGTCACACGAATGCTAAGCTTAAGCCATATGATGTCTTTCTAACTTTTggtgataattttttttttttttttgaagtaactCTTGGTGATAATTAAGCTGTTGAATTGTTGTTGTGGGAAAGATGCACTTAGGAAAGTATTGAATTTCAAGCTTGAAGTATATTGTCAGACTCAGAGTTCTCTGAGTTCAATGGCTTTTTCTCTCTGAGTTCAAGGGCATTTCTTGTTAGGCATTTTGTAACTGCTAATCTCTTATCTTGCAAAACATGTTGCACGCTTTAATCGTTTTTAACCTTTATAGTTTTCAGGCGTAGGTAATACGGCCTTTTCTGTGAAGTCCTCTTGTTTGTGTTTTTTGATTGCTACTTTTATTGTAATGAAGCAATTTGCTGCCTATGAATGTTGACTGATTTTTGATGTTTTGGCTTAGCTATGTCCTGATAttcctgatatatatatatttttatcttTATTTGTAATGCAAATTTCTGCATATCTATTATACGATTTGATACTAGATTGTCAAAATCGGAAATTTGGGTGCTGCATTTTATGATTTGGAATGAAGATCCTGCTAATTATGTTGATATATCTGGTACAAAAAGGCTCCTTGTCTGTCTCTGTTTGGTTGGTACCTGCTAGGTCACTTAAAATTTTGAttcttcttgtttcttttctttaaataaGTAGTCCTTTTTCTGCCATTTGAGGAAGCATGGGGAGCTTGTTAAATAATTTCATGGATAACTCTCCTCTAGCACTTAAAGTTGACCTTGTTTTACATCTCTTTCCAGGGCCCCCTAAAACACTTAATGAATTATGTATATGCATACGTATCTTAGGTGAGCCGTCGCTGCCGGTCTTTTTGCTCCTTTATGCTATTGAAAGAAACAATATAGAGATCAGGTTCCTCTGTTTGTGTTAAAAAAGTGAAAGGATTGATTACTCTAGTACATGCTTTCTTGGTCTTTCATTGCTTTGACAGGAAATATACTCTGTTTGACAAATCTTTATCTTCTTTGCTTTAAAAAGGTAGAAGACAGGTTTGATTCCTGTAGATTTGCCTCCCTTCAGCTTGGCTTTTGTGGTTTCAAAATCTGCAGCAACATTTATGATTCTGTTGGTTCACTAAATGGGCCTGTTTGGATATTCATTGGGTGTCCAACATTGAACTGGGCTTGAATATTCCATGCTTGAGATTTGGACCATGATTATGACGCCTGCATTTTAATAGAGAACTTGACCAACTCCATTAACAAAACTGTAAACACAAAGTGGTGGGGGGACATGAGATGGACCCTTTGACCGGTGAGCAGTGGTGGTGTTGGTGGTTGACCAAACCAAACGCATTGTAGCTACCGCTTACTGTGGCTTGTGATTTGTGAACAGTGAAACCAAGCATTGTTAAAGAAGAAAGCTTGTACAAACACAAATGCTGTCTTCTCGGATGAGAACATCCACCAGCAAAAAGCAAAAAGCAAAAATCAAAGCCATGATTGTGGAGTAGTTTCAGGGCTTCAGGGGGGCACTTCTCTAGTTCATTGAGTTTTGCAATTCAACGAAAAAGTAAGCGAGGGTTAGCTTGACATATGCCGGTATCAAATCCTATTTCCGATGAGGCCCAGGTCTAAATTTCCGCCCCTTAAATTGTCTCTTTAATATTTAACTCTTCAAGGACGATCGATATACAttgttaatttatttattgaaGATGTAATTCTTGAGTAGTGTATCTCTCCTCAATCCggtctttctctttctctaacaACTAACAAGCAATACTCTTTCTCTTGGATTTGATATCATCGAAGATCCCATCATTGCCTTAGTTACTACTTACTAGCATTCATAttcaaatataaaataataaggtGAATGATCATCATCGTGGGTTATAAATCATGTGTAATAATGGCAATGTTACTCGATGAGATTTGAGGGGCATGGATGGTTGTTATAAGAAGAGAAGCACGCTTCGAGACAAAGGCCATTGATGGCCTTTTTCAGGTTTGTTCCTCCAAAGATACAAACAATGAGCAAGGTTTCACAGCAAAGTCTCATCATTTGGCCTTGTCACACTTTGATGGCAAAATCATCTCGTACAAGGCTTTAAGCATTACCCTGCATTCTATTAAGTAGACAATTTGGACCAATATGCCACACAGTCCCTTCTTaaactgttttattttattttatattttatatagctaaaaacaaaattataaaataaatcaCGAGGACAACCCTCTCTCACTTGATCCAAGCAGAATGCTGGGCACATAGAAAGGGGGAGACAATAAAACCAAACATAAGTATTACAAATGTTATGTCCTAACGAAATTAACTAATCAGCAACAAAATTCGCTTCTATATAGATATTTTGTAATATATAGTAGAAAAGTGAGAAGACAATGTTCTGATGTCCGCCACCAACGTTTAAATCCTCCGAGAAACATCAACTCTGAAAAGAAGGCTGCCATCAACTCCCTTCTTAATTTTGGTATAATGAAGTAGTTGTTAGTTGACGCACTAAGGAGCATTGCCTATTCAAATTTGCACAAGTGCAATCAAATCAAAGTCTCAAACTCAAGGGGATATCACTCCATCGTGTATGGTTTGACCACACCATTTCTTATCATATAGTAAATAATATATCATAAATAATGTTCCAAACTGTACTAGAAAAGATTCAAAAATTTGCAGCATGTATGGAgtagggtggctctgacttgaGATTGTTAGCCATGAACTTCTGGGTTTGGCACATACAAAGTCAATCACCACTAGCATGATGAGATGCATACCTCATTGTTACGTTCATACAATTGTTCAAGCAATGAGATTCATTAAACCCTTGATTATGGCTTTGTGCTGAAATGCTTGATATTGTCAAAGTCAAGGTTTTTGTCTctttaaagaaaagaataaacaCTGAAATATCCTATCAAAGACTTGAATAGTAACTTGTTCATGTTAGCTTACTGAGTTTTTCTTTTAATGAGTAATGATGTGTGGTATGACCTCAAACTATCAAAGTCTTGAATAGTGTAACTCATGTTAACCTACTTAGTTTTTCTCTTAATGAGTAATGATGTGTGGTATGACCTCAAAAAACCGACGTATATTAGGTGTCAAGAACAAGAAGCATGATCCATTAATTATGCCAATAAGCTCGTATTAATATAGTGTGCTTAATTGTAAAGTAACGCACTAAAATACACAAAGCTCCGAGGGCTTATGCTTCATTATAAATAGGGGTCCCTCGGTTCAAAGTTTCATtcactcacaagtcacaacatcTCTCATTGCTCCAAAGCACAAAGCGCATAAACCCAAAGAAAGACAGACATACATTTTGCATCAATGGCCACCAAAGTCTACATTGTGTAAGTCTTCTACTCCTCTATCCCTCTCTTTGGTGCTCAGTGCTTGATTAATATAATTTAGTGCTTAGAGGTAGAGaatgatttctgggttttattTCAATGTTTGACTTAAAGTGGCTATGATCTTTGATCAATGAAAGCTATaacatttctgggttttgttcagTTTGCTTCTTGGGAGGTAATGGGATGTGAGTTGAGAGTTGTGAGTGAAGTAATTGAAAAGATGGGTACTTTGTTGGAGATGGAGTTGAATTTGCATCGGGGATTTTAATTTTAACCCAATTGAATTCACTTTAGTTTTAATGATCTTCCACTTCCAGACCTCTGTTTTTGGAGTGCTAAGTTGTTCCTTTCAGAGTGCATTGGAACAGAAAGAGCAAATCTTTAGGAGAATTCCTCTGGTTTACAATTATTATGTTTAAAGAATCAAAAAATCCTTGATAAATTTATGTTCTTTTTGGTTATATTATGCGATTGAGATGTTATGAACTGATTTTCACTACTGTTAGGGTAGAAATTATTGGAGTTTTTCCGATCTCTACCAATTGCTTAAAAAAAATTGTGGGATTGTGATGTTAACCCAGCAACGACTAGAAAGTGATTGTGAGAACTGACCAACCTTTTAGAAAGTTTACAAACCAAAACCAACATTGAAAGGTAAAGCCACTGCTTTTTTCTGCTTTTTGTGGTCCCAGAATAATGCATCATTATTAAGATTAGTTCCTTCTGCCTATATTGCTATTAGATTCTGTCTGTATGTGTAGATATGCATTTTACTTGGCACTCACTTCTTGGCTTTTAGCCTTTCTGGATTTGCTTCTGAAATGTTTAGCATTTTTCCTGTTTTGCACTTCTTGTGAAAAAAATTGAACACTCAAACCATACG harbors:
- the LOC133729794 gene encoding U-box domain-containing protein 8, with product MATQFPDDFKCPISLEIMSDPVILPSGHTFDRPNIQRWLDAGHRTCPLTKLPLPEHPSLIPNHALRSLISNYTLPSPAQLHNTQSQPNQQPQTLIATLTSAASSLDSKLESLDQLNRLSKRDAAFRAKLTESGAVAAVLKCVDSDEPSLQEKALTLLLNVSLDDDNKVGLVAEGAIARVVAVLQGGSPNSRAVAATMLTSLAVVEVNKATIGSYPYAIRALVSLLRDGKGREKKEAATALYAICSFPDNRRRAVECGAVSILIRIADSGLERAVEVLGLLAKSKDGREEMQRFSGCVKILVRVLENGSSRGIQYALLTLSSLCHFSEKMCVEARKEGVLAICVRLVEDDNEKIRKNASYLIQVLDGNHSMI